Proteins encoded by one window of Chryseobacterium sp. POL2:
- a CDS encoding NUDIX hydrolase, with protein sequence MKPNFIHTYVSVDCVVFGFDHENQLNILLVQKHGANSQEKSQRKLPGSLIFSHEDVDDAAQRVLHELTGIKKMVLKQFKCFADPNRASSKADINWMAQEYQPNIDRIITVAYLSLCKIDHKINSSKYDTVDWFPINRVPELPFDHNKIITESFVEIRKWIESDFSIIFQLLPKKFTIRQLFQLYNALSEKQIDIKNFHKKIAAFDYIIALDEIETNVAHRAARYYKFDPKIYKKNNTKLIK encoded by the coding sequence ATGAAACCGAATTTTATACATACTTATGTTTCTGTCGACTGTGTCGTTTTTGGCTTCGATCACGAAAATCAACTCAATATTCTTTTGGTGCAAAAACATGGTGCCAATTCTCAGGAGAAGTCACAACGCAAACTGCCAGGTAGTCTTATTTTTAGTCATGAAGATGTTGATGATGCGGCGCAAAGGGTTTTGCATGAATTGACAGGTATCAAAAAAATGGTTCTTAAACAGTTTAAATGTTTTGCGGATCCCAATCGCGCAAGTAGTAAAGCGGATATTAACTGGATGGCACAAGAGTATCAGCCCAATATTGATCGTATTATTACAGTGGCTTATTTGTCTCTTTGTAAGATAGATCATAAAATTAATAGTTCAAAATATGATACTGTTGACTGGTTCCCAATCAATCGGGTGCCAGAGTTGCCTTTTGATCATAATAAAATTATTACGGAATCTTTTGTAGAAATTAGAAAATGGATAGAGTCTGATTTTTCGATTATTTTCCAGTTGTTGCCAAAGAAATTTACTATTAGACAATTGTTTCAACTCTACAATGCTTTGAGTGAAAAACAAATTGATATTAAGAACTTTCATAAAAAGATTGCTGCTTTTGATTACATTATTGCTTTGGATGAAATTGAGACCAACGTAGCCCATCGTGCAGCACGATATTATAAGTTTGATCCAAAGATTTATAAAAAGAATAATACAAAACTTATTAAATAA
- a CDS encoding RagB/SusD family nutrient uptake outer membrane protein, whose protein sequence is MININKKLVLGVLLASLTLTTACNDILDEEPKGIYTPEDFYTERGIQQGVTALYRHLRLLYGNGYYMSTTMGGTDELTYAQSADNNFKDLDFSGVGNLTPSSFPSSMVWAAVFPYINTANGIIQNGPTVGIKESLISEARFFRAFDYFLLVQTYGGVPLDLGSGDLKFNISASTSSKRNTVSEVYTKAIFPDLLTAIDNLPVSPRVTGGVTKNVARLYLAKAYLTYAWWLQNPNNIPTYPETSRTDPNGQSAQWYFQQAYDVALEAINNPGPYALQPTYYDVNLGANDRNSETMLYADHTQSSSFYNEGDPFGFASGWSPDNFATWISTWNYTNIRSSSSATSWTAVSSVQRAATQDLGRPWTRMAPTIEAIKNTFADKTHDSRFDGTFQMVFRANWDKAGLKDGNGQVYTKLYNANNLEIHPGDAVLSFLSDDSQADNIIYPIGAGKSNVGAGELPGRADFVIHTSGISRIAYPSLWKLGTYRTDDPNGLGYPNAGLTRPGYAAKFSEFYLIAAEAAVKGAAGAKSARELVNVLRARAGKWRWDNNGNIAKNIDFSAEMIAATPASIDIDYILAERSREFYGEGYRWYDLVRTQRWEQYAKTYSIGGNNYGNHSPQVVNRNIQAHHYLRPIPQSQFDYMEMSAAEEAAYQNPGY, encoded by the coding sequence ATGATTAACATTAATAAAAAATTAGTTCTAGGTGTGCTTTTAGCCTCCTTAACACTTACCACAGCGTGTAATGATATCCTAGATGAAGAGCCAAAAGGGATATATACACCCGAAGATTTTTATACTGAAAGAGGAATTCAGCAAGGTGTTACAGCATTGTACCGCCATTTGAGATTGCTTTATGGTAATGGATATTACATGAGTACAACTATGGGCGGGACAGATGAGTTGACCTATGCCCAGAGTGCCGATAATAATTTTAAAGATTTAGACTTCTCAGGTGTCGGCAATTTAACACCAAGTTCTTTCCCTTCTAGTATGGTTTGGGCAGCTGTTTTTCCATACATTAATACTGCTAATGGCATTATTCAAAATGGTCCTACAGTCGGAATTAAAGAAAGTCTAATTTCGGAAGCTAGATTTTTCAGAGCTTTTGATTATTTCTTATTAGTACAGACTTATGGTGGCGTGCCATTAGATTTAGGCTCTGGAGATTTAAAATTTAACATCAGCGCATCAACATCTTCGAAACGTAATACTGTGTCAGAAGTTTATACCAAAGCTATTTTTCCAGATTTATTAACGGCTATTGATAATCTACCTGTTAGCCCGCGTGTGACAGGAGGTGTTACAAAAAATGTTGCAAGATTATATTTAGCAAAAGCTTATTTAACTTATGCTTGGTGGTTGCAAAATCCCAATAACATTCCAACTTACCCCGAAACTTCAAGAACAGATCCCAACGGACAATCAGCACAATGGTATTTTCAGCAGGCTTATGATGTAGCTTTAGAAGCTATTAATAATCCAGGACCTTATGCATTGCAACCGACTTATTATGATGTGAATTTGGGAGCGAATGACAGAAATAGTGAAACGATGCTTTATGCAGATCATACACAAAGTTCATCATTTTACAATGAAGGTGATCCATTTGGTTTTGCCTCAGGTTGGTCGCCAGATAATTTTGCTACATGGATTAGTACTTGGAATTATACCAACATTAGAAGTAGTTCTTCGGCAACTTCTTGGACTGCAGTAAGTTCTGTACAACGTGCTGCAACTCAAGATTTGGGACGTCCATGGACACGTATGGCGCCAACTATTGAAGCTATTAAAAATACCTTTGCAGACAAAACTCATGATTCTCGTTTCGATGGTACATTCCAAATGGTATTCCGGGCAAATTGGGACAAAGCAGGTCTCAAAGACGGCAATGGACAAGTCTATACAAAACTTTACAATGCTAACAACTTGGAGATTCATCCTGGAGATGCTGTATTATCTTTCTTGTCTGATGATTCTCAAGCCGATAATATTATCTACCCAATTGGCGCAGGAAAAAGCAATGTTGGCGCAGGAGAATTGCCTGGCAGAGCCGATTTTGTAATTCATACCAGTGGAATTAGCAGAATTGCATATCCTTCATTATGGAAGCTAGGAACCTATCGTACAGATGATCCCAATGGTCTAGGCTACCCAAATGCAGGGCTCACCCGACCAGGATATGCTGCAAAGTTTTCTGAATTTTATTTAATTGCTGCCGAAGCTGCTGTTAAAGGTGCTGCTGGAGCAAAATCTGCACGCGAACTTGTGAATGTGCTAAGAGCAAGAGCTGGAAAATGGAGATGGGATAATAATGGAAATATTGCTAAAAATATTGATTTTAGCGCAGAGATGATTGCTGCAACACCCGCTTCTATTGATATTGATTATATCTTAGCAGAGCGTTCTAGAGAGTTTTATGGTGAAGGTTACCGTTGGTATGATCTTGTTCGTACCCAAAGATGGGAACAATATGCAAAAACATACTCTATTGGTGGTAATAACTATGGTAATCACAGCCCTCAAGTTGTTAACAGAAATATCCAAGCGCATCACTATTTAAGACCAATTCCGCAAAGTCAGTTTGATTATATGGAAATGAGTGCTGCAGAAGAAGCTGCTTACCAAAATCCAGGTTACTAA
- a CDS encoding DEAD/DEAH box helicase: MKPSFADFELPKALNEALEKLNISEPTPIQYKSFSPILSGRDIMGIAQTGTGKTLAYLLPILKEYKYSKTDQPKILILVPTRELVVQVTEVLNQLTEFINARVMGVYGGVNINTQRKNIYEGGVDILVGTPGRVMDLAIDNVIQFKDLKKLIIDEFDEMLSLGFKRQLTNIFTMMSEKRQNILFSATMTDQVDEMLTEYFKNPLEISLARSGTPLEKIAQSVVPVQNFNTKLNLLIHYLNKENDFEKILIFANNKRHADLIFTKIDEEFPEQFGVIHSNKSQNFRLRVMEEFSNNELRGIITTDIMARGLDIPDVSHVFNFEIPDIPEQYIHRIGRTGRADKEGIAISFYTPKEEALLLDIEVLMNKEVSKTEFPAEVKLSDVKIEAEKEVVIMKNPVVVKIQEGGGAFHEKKDKNKKVNLGGPTKRKPPKTKPANRGQQKQKTKSRKKK; this comes from the coding sequence ATGAAACCAAGTTTTGCAGACTTTGAGTTGCCAAAAGCCCTCAACGAAGCTTTGGAAAAGTTAAATATTTCCGAGCCTACACCTATACAGTACAAAAGTTTTTCTCCGATTCTGTCTGGTCGCGACATTATGGGAATTGCCCAGACGGGTACAGGAAAGACTTTAGCTTATCTTTTACCAATTCTTAAAGAGTACAAATATTCTAAAACGGATCAACCTAAAATTTTAATTTTAGTTCCTACAAGAGAATTGGTGGTTCAGGTTACGGAAGTACTGAACCAATTGACCGAATTTATAAATGCTAGAGTAATGGGCGTCTATGGTGGCGTTAACATCAATACACAAAGAAAAAATATCTACGAAGGGGGCGTTGACATCTTGGTGGGAACACCAGGTCGTGTGATGGATTTGGCGATTGACAACGTGATACAGTTTAAAGATTTAAAAAAACTTATCATTGATGAGTTCGACGAAATGTTGAGTCTTGGTTTCAAAAGACAACTCACGAATATCTTCACGATGATGAGTGAAAAACGTCAGAATATTTTGTTCTCGGCAACCATGACTGATCAGGTGGACGAAATGTTGACCGAATATTTCAAAAATCCATTAGAAATTTCGTTGGCAAGATCGGGGACGCCGTTGGAGAAAATTGCGCAATCCGTAGTACCTGTTCAGAATTTTAACACAAAGCTTAATCTTTTAATTCACTATCTCAATAAAGAAAATGATTTTGAAAAGATTTTGATATTTGCTAATAACAAACGCCATGCGGATTTAATCTTTACTAAAATTGATGAAGAATTTCCAGAGCAGTTTGGCGTGATACATTCCAATAAATCTCAAAATTTCCGTTTGCGTGTGATGGAGGAATTTTCGAATAATGAACTTCGCGGAATTATTACAACCGATATTATGGCGCGCGGTCTTGATATTCCGGATGTGTCGCATGTGTTCAACTTCGAGATTCCTGATATTCCAGAACAGTATATTCATAGAATTGGTAGAACAGGACGTGCAGATAAAGAGGGAATTGCTATAAGTTTTTATACGCCGAAAGAAGAAGCTTTGCTGCTTGATATTGAAGTGTTAATGAATAAAGAAGTCTCCAAAACCGAATTCCCTGCTGAGGTTAAACTTTCAGATGTCAAAATTGAAGCTGAGAAAGAGGTTGTCATCATGAAAAATCCAGTAGTAGTAAAAATCCAAGAAGGTGGAGGTGCTTTTCATGAGAAGAAAGACAAAAATAAAAAAGTCAATCTTGGTGGACCTACAAAAAGAAAACCGCCAAAGACAAAACCTGCCAACAGAGGACAACAAAAACAAAAAACGAAATCTCGAAAGAAAAAATAA
- a CDS encoding xylulokinase: protein MYLLGYDIGSSSVKVSLIEASSGKIIASDFSPKKEMKIIANQPGWAEQNPSDWWINLKLANESVMQQSRVDAEDIKAIGITWQMHGLILVDKDQNLLRPSIIWCDSRAVSYGEKAFQQIGTEKCLSHLLNSPGNFTASKLAWVKENEPEVFDKIDKIMLPGDYIAMKLSGQTGITIEGLSEGIFWDFKNQCISEDVTNFYGIPKSFFPEIVPSFGIQAEVSAQAAVELGLKAGTPISYRAGDQPNNAMSLNVFNPGEIASTAGTSGVVYGVLDQLDYDPKSRVNTFAHVNYTEELTRLGVLLCINGTGILNSWLKHNFATSLSSYGDMNELASLSPIGSKGISIIPFGNGAERVLENQETDCSIHGINFNIHSKGDILRAAQESIVFSYEYGMNIMREMGMDIKVIKAGNANMFLSSIFRQTLSSVSNAVIELYDTDGSVGAARGAGIGIGFYANSDEAFASLEKIAIIEPETEKREQYIEAYTHWMRHLQAAL from the coding sequence ATGTATTTGTTAGGGTATGATATTGGTAGTTCTTCCGTTAAAGTAAGTCTTATTGAGGCTTCTAGCGGGAAAATTATAGCGTCTGATTTTTCTCCAAAAAAAGAGATGAAAATAATTGCCAATCAACCAGGATGGGCAGAGCAGAATCCGTCTGACTGGTGGATCAATCTTAAATTAGCGAACGAGTCTGTAATGCAGCAATCGAGAGTAGATGCTGAGGACATCAAAGCTATTGGTATTACCTGGCAAATGCACGGATTGATTTTGGTTGATAAAGATCAAAATCTTCTCAGACCATCTATCATCTGGTGCGATAGTCGCGCGGTTTCGTATGGAGAAAAAGCTTTTCAACAAATTGGAACCGAGAAATGTTTAAGCCATTTACTTAATTCTCCAGGTAATTTTACAGCGTCAAAACTGGCTTGGGTAAAAGAAAACGAGCCCGAAGTTTTTGATAAGATAGATAAAATTATGTTGCCAGGCGATTATATCGCTATGAAATTGTCTGGTCAAACAGGAATTACAATTGAAGGATTATCAGAAGGTATTTTTTGGGATTTTAAAAACCAATGTATTTCCGAAGATGTGACTAACTTTTACGGAATTCCGAAAAGCTTCTTTCCCGAGATTGTACCTAGCTTCGGTATCCAGGCAGAAGTATCTGCACAAGCCGCTGTTGAGTTGGGACTAAAAGCAGGAACGCCGATATCTTATCGTGCAGGCGACCAGCCTAATAATGCGATGTCTCTCAATGTGTTTAATCCAGGAGAGATTGCTTCTACAGCAGGAACTTCTGGCGTGGTATATGGTGTTTTGGACCAATTAGATTATGATCCGAAATCGAGAGTTAACACTTTTGCTCACGTTAATTATACAGAAGAATTGACAAGACTTGGTGTTTTGCTTTGTATTAATGGAACTGGGATTCTTAACTCTTGGTTGAAACATAATTTTGCAACCTCTTTATCGTCTTATGGTGATATGAACGAGCTGGCATCCCTCTCGCCAATTGGATCAAAAGGCATTAGTATTATTCCTTTTGGTAATGGGGCAGAAAGAGTTTTAGAAAATCAAGAAACAGATTGCTCCATTCATGGGATTAATTTTAATATTCATTCCAAAGGTGATATTCTACGAGCAGCTCAGGAAAGTATTGTATTTTCTTATGAATATGGGATGAATATCATGCGAGAAATGGGCATGGATATCAAAGTCATAAAAGCAGGAAATGCCAATATGTTTTTGAGTTCTATTTTTAGACAAACATTATCAAGTGTTAGTAATGCGGTTATAGAATTGTACGATACAGATGGATCGGTAGGTGCTGCGAGAGGTGCTGGTATTGGTATTGGCTTTTATGCCAATTCTGATGAAGCTTTTGCATCCCTCGAAAAAATCGCAATTATTGAACCTGAAACAGAAAAAAGAGAACAATATATAGAAGCCTATACCCATTGGATGAGACATCTCCAAGCGGCTTTATAA
- a CDS encoding SusC/RagA family TonB-linked outer membrane protein, with amino-acid sequence MNQFHFIKPNKAALFFAMALLPTGLAYSQAKKDTLEKEQKIDEVVVIGYGQQKKEAVTGSVSSLSGSALKEVPSANISEALQGRLPGVEIGRLSSKPGAEQQIRIRGTRSLTASNDPLIVLDGIPFAGSLADVNPNDIKSLDILKDASATAIYGSRGANGVIIITTNRGTKNQKPRFSYNGYTGVQTLFSKYPMMDGPKFEVLRTLADKFTNGPDEKSGLNTDWQDMYYKSGMITSHDIGVTAGTDGGSYSTGLAYYKQEGLVPLQYYERLSMRASVDQQIGSLFRVGVSTYNNYSVNNANGLNAGNVLQYSPIGNPYNEDGTRKTILNTGADQNWVYSKDNLNALGDRYVDKTKTFASYNNFFGELSIPGIKGLKYRLNVGLNFRMTDSGSYVGTGVFNTNPSSISSAAIGRSNMTQWVLENLLTYDRNFGKHKINLTALYSAEEKSFNSSYITAKDVPIDAFQYFNLGHAQGEVTIDPKNQNYYKTGLISWMGRFMYQYDNKYMITATMRSDAASVLAPGNKWHTYPAISAGWNAKNESFLVDSKYISQLKFRVGYGETSNQAVGPYSTWGLLSTVPYNFGDSGTDSYTVGNYVTQLPNADLGWEFSETWNYGIDFGFFNNRLTGTVEYYNTQTKDILLSKQLPPTAGAERVTTNVGRTENKGLEISLNGVIFNNNDFGWDVGVNFYSNKNKIVALNSNQLRDEGNLWFVGHNINAIFDYQNIGLWQNGDPYLSVLEPGGNVGMIKVLYTGAYNADGTPVRAIGTEDLQVIDTDPDWQGGFSSKWRYKNFDLGVVGGFQHGGVLISTLYGSSSYLNMLNGRRGQVDVNYWTEENPNVRYPKPGGITSNDNPKYGSTLGYFDASYLKIRTITLGYNFEKYFLENLKLSSLRIYATVQNPFVFFSPYHKESGMDPEPNSRGNENQAVNTAFKSRQLVIGATNPSTRNFLMGINLTF; translated from the coding sequence ATGAATCAATTTCATTTTATAAAACCGAACAAAGCAGCATTGTTTTTTGCAATGGCTTTGTTGCCGACTGGTTTGGCTTATTCGCAAGCTAAAAAAGACACTTTGGAGAAGGAACAAAAGATTGATGAAGTAGTTGTAATTGGTTATGGACAACAAAAGAAGGAAGCTGTTACAGGTTCTGTATCTTCACTAAGTGGAAGCGCTTTGAAAGAGGTGCCATCAGCAAACATCTCGGAGGCTTTACAGGGAAGATTGCCAGGTGTAGAAATAGGAAGATTGTCCAGCAAACCAGGTGCAGAACAGCAAATTAGAATTCGGGGGACAAGGTCTTTAACAGCAAGTAATGATCCACTTATTGTGCTAGACGGCATTCCGTTTGCGGGTTCTCTAGCGGATGTTAACCCGAATGATATCAAAAGTCTTGATATTCTTAAAGATGCTTCTGCTACAGCTATCTATGGATCTCGAGGTGCTAATGGGGTAATAATTATCACAACCAACCGTGGAACCAAAAATCAAAAGCCAAGGTTTTCATATAATGGATACACTGGCGTGCAAACGCTGTTTTCAAAATATCCAATGATGGATGGACCAAAATTTGAGGTTTTGAGAACTTTAGCTGATAAATTTACAAATGGGCCAGATGAAAAAAGTGGTTTGAATACAGATTGGCAAGATATGTATTATAAATCAGGAATGATCACCAGTCATGACATTGGTGTTACTGCTGGTACAGACGGAGGAAGCTATAGTACAGGATTAGCATATTATAAGCAAGAAGGTTTAGTCCCATTACAATATTATGAACGTTTGTCGATGCGGGCATCCGTAGATCAACAGATTGGATCATTGTTTCGAGTAGGGGTATCAACTTATAATAATTACTCAGTTAATAATGCTAATGGGCTTAATGCAGGCAATGTTTTACAATATTCTCCAATTGGCAACCCGTATAATGAGGATGGAACAAGAAAAACAATACTGAACACCGGAGCTGATCAAAACTGGGTATATTCCAAAGATAATCTAAACGCATTAGGTGATAGATATGTTGATAAAACAAAGACCTTTGCTTCATATAATAATTTCTTTGGGGAGTTATCAATTCCAGGAATTAAAGGTCTGAAATATCGTTTGAATGTCGGTCTTAATTTTAGAATGACAGATTCTGGTTCTTATGTAGGTACGGGAGTTTTTAACACAAATCCGTCATCAATTTCTAGTGCTGCAATAGGTCGTTCTAATATGACACAATGGGTTTTAGAAAACTTATTAACTTATGATAGAAACTTTGGGAAGCACAAAATTAACTTAACAGCTTTGTATTCTGCTGAAGAGAAAAGCTTTAATTCTTCCTACATTACAGCAAAAGATGTCCCAATTGATGCCTTTCAATACTTTAACTTAGGACATGCCCAAGGAGAAGTAACCATTGATCCAAAAAATCAAAATTATTATAAAACTGGCTTAATATCTTGGATGGGTCGCTTTATGTATCAGTACGATAACAAATACATGATAACGGCTACAATGCGATCTGATGCGGCTTCCGTTCTCGCTCCAGGTAACAAATGGCATACATATCCAGCGATTTCTGCAGGATGGAATGCGAAAAATGAATCTTTTCTAGTTGATAGCAAATATATTAGCCAATTAAAATTCAGGGTAGGTTATGGTGAAACTTCTAATCAAGCGGTAGGTCCATATTCTACATGGGGATTATTATCCACAGTTCCTTATAATTTTGGAGATTCTGGGACAGATTCTTACACCGTAGGTAATTATGTAACACAATTACCAAATGCAGATTTGGGATGGGAGTTTTCAGAAACTTGGAATTATGGTATTGACTTTGGCTTCTTTAATAATAGATTAACAGGGACTGTAGAATATTATAACACGCAGACAAAAGATATTCTATTATCTAAACAACTTCCACCAACTGCTGGCGCAGAGAGAGTAACGACAAATGTAGGACGTACCGAAAATAAAGGACTTGAAATTTCATTGAATGGTGTCATCTTTAATAATAATGATTTTGGTTGGGATGTAGGTGTCAATTTCTATTCAAACAAAAACAAAATTGTTGCACTGAACTCTAATCAATTAAGAGACGAAGGTAACTTGTGGTTTGTAGGACATAACATTAATGCAATTTTTGATTATCAAAATATTGGATTATGGCAAAATGGGGATCCTTATTTAAGTGTCCTTGAGCCAGGAGGCAACGTCGGGATGATTAAAGTTCTATATACTGGCGCTTATAATGCAGATGGTACACCTGTTAGAGCGATAGGTACAGAAGATTTGCAGGTAATTGATACGGATCCAGATTGGCAAGGAGGTTTTAGCTCAAAATGGAGATACAAAAATTTTGACCTTGGTGTTGTAGGAGGCTTCCAGCATGGAGGTGTTTTAATCAGTACACTTTATGGTTCTTCTAGTTATCTTAATATGTTGAACGGTAGAAGAGGACAAGTAGATGTCAACTATTGGACCGAAGAAAATCCAAATGTGAGATATCCTAAACCAGGAGGCATTACAAGTAATGATAATCCTAAATATGGATCGACATTGGGTTATTTCGATGCATCTTATTTAAAGATTCGTACCATTACATTAGGTTATAATTTCGAAAAATATTTTCTTGAAAACTTAAAATTAAGCAGCTTACGCATATATGCAACCGTTCAGAATCCGTTTGTATTTTTCTCACCATACCATAAAGAATCAGGCATGGATCCAGAGCCAAACTCAAGAGGTAATGAAAACCAAGCCGTCAATACAGCTTTCAAATCCCGACAATTAGTGATTGGAGCAACCAATCCTTCCACTCGTAATTTTTTAATGGGTATTAATTTAACTTTCTAA
- the xylA gene encoding xylose isomerase has protein sequence MNILKGTKEFFPGIQQIKFEGKESKNPMAFRYYDANRPVMGKPMKEWMRFAMAWWHSLCADGSDPFGSGTIHHPWNVGSDALSRAKYKMDAAFEFMTKIGFEHYCFHDVDLVDPANNWKEYESNLQSIVDYAKEKQAASGIKLLWGTANVFSHERYMNGASTNPNFDVVACAATQVKNSIDATIALGGENYVFWGGREGYMTLLNTNMKREKEHLARFLTISKDYARSQGFQGTFLIEPKPMEPTKHQYDYDAETVIGFLRHYGLDKDFKLNLEVNHATLAGHTFEHELQVAIDAGMLGSIDANRGDYQNGWDTDQFPIDYFELAQAWLAILPNGGIGSGGINFDAKIRRNSVDMEDLFISHISGMDVFAKGLLIAADVLENSDYNKLRTERYSSFDFGNGKAFEEGKLSLLDLQKIAHETGEPQAKSGRQELFEAIVNMHI, from the coding sequence ATGAACATTTTAAAAGGAACAAAAGAGTTTTTTCCTGGAATTCAACAAATCAAATTTGAAGGTAAAGAAAGCAAAAACCCAATGGCTTTTCGTTACTACGATGCTAACAGACCAGTCATGGGAAAACCTATGAAGGAATGGATGCGTTTTGCAATGGCTTGGTGGCATAGCTTATGCGCAGACGGTAGCGATCCATTTGGTAGTGGTACAATCCACCACCCTTGGAATGTAGGTTCTGATGCGCTTAGCCGGGCAAAATACAAAATGGACGCCGCTTTCGAATTTATGACCAAAATTGGTTTCGAGCATTATTGTTTCCATGATGTAGATTTAGTAGATCCTGCCAACAATTGGAAAGAATATGAATCCAATTTGCAAAGCATCGTAGATTATGCAAAAGAAAAGCAAGCGGCCTCTGGAATCAAATTATTATGGGGTACAGCTAATGTTTTTTCACACGAACGTTATATGAATGGCGCTTCTACCAATCCTAACTTTGATGTCGTAGCTTGTGCTGCCACGCAGGTGAAAAATTCTATAGACGCCACGATAGCTTTGGGTGGCGAAAACTATGTATTCTGGGGTGGTAGAGAAGGTTATATGACACTTCTAAATACCAATATGAAACGTGAAAAAGAGCATCTTGCACGCTTTTTAACAATTTCTAAAGATTATGCACGCTCACAAGGATTCCAAGGGACTTTTTTGATAGAACCCAAACCTATGGAACCTACAAAACATCAATATGATTATGACGCAGAAACAGTAATTGGATTCTTAAGACATTATGGACTGGATAAAGATTTTAAACTAAATCTAGAAGTCAACCATGCAACTTTGGCTGGTCATACTTTCGAGCACGAACTGCAAGTGGCTATTGACGCCGGCATGCTTGGCTCTATCGATGCCAATAGAGGAGATTATCAAAATGGATGGGATACAGACCAATTCCCGATTGATTATTTTGAACTAGCACAGGCTTGGTTAGCGATTCTCCCAAATGGTGGTATTGGTTCTGGCGGTATTAATTTCGATGCTAAGATTCGTCGTAATTCTGTAGATATGGAGGATTTATTTATTTCTCATATTTCTGGAATGGATGTTTTTGCGAAAGGACTTTTGATTGCTGCTGATGTTTTGGAAAACTCAGATTATAATAAACTTCGTACAGAACGTTACAGCTCTTTTGACTTTGGAAACGGAAAAGCTTTTGAAGAAGGAAAACTTAGCCTTCTTGACCTTCAAAAAATTGCTCACGAAACAGGAGAGCCTCAGGCAAAAAGTGGAAGACAAGAACTTTTTGAAGCGATTGTCAACATGCACATTTAA
- a CDS encoding iron-containing alcohol dehydrogenase gives MLNFEFKNPTKIIFGKGEIAKLSREIPKDANILMVYGGGSIKKNGVYEQVIAALEGFQLTEFGGVPANPEYEVLLEALKVIKEKNITYILAVGGGSVIDGVKFLSAAANYEGEAWDILSKRIVTKEGQGMPFASVLTLPATASEMNSGAVISRRATKEKLGMGGPGLFPQFSILDPEVVRSIPKNQIANGITDAYTHVLEQYMTYPIGAALQDRFAESILKTLQEIAPKMMADGFDYEAASEFMWSCTMALNGLIGKGVPQDWAVHSMGHELTAQYGIDHARTLAIVAPQHYRYYFEKKKEKLAQYAERVWNITEGSIDEKAQKAIEAMEDFFHSLEIKTKLSEYTDAYEGTAEKIQAAFESRGWLLGENRMVSPADAKKIVEMAY, from the coding sequence ATGTTAAATTTCGAATTTAAAAATCCTACAAAAATTATATTTGGAAAAGGCGAAATCGCAAAGCTTTCTCGCGAAATTCCTAAAGATGCTAACATCCTAATGGTGTACGGTGGCGGAAGCATTAAAAAAAATGGCGTTTACGAACAAGTTATCGCTGCTTTGGAAGGCTTCCAACTTACAGAATTTGGAGGTGTACCCGCTAATCCAGAATACGAAGTCCTGCTTGAAGCTCTTAAAGTAATTAAAGAAAAAAACATTACGTATATTCTTGCTGTTGGTGGTGGATCGGTGATTGACGGTGTTAAGTTTTTGTCTGCTGCTGCTAATTACGAAGGCGAAGCTTGGGATATTTTATCTAAAAGAATCGTAACCAAAGAAGGCCAAGGTATGCCATTTGCGAGTGTATTAACTTTACCTGCGACCGCTTCAGAGATGAATTCGGGAGCAGTTATCTCTCGTCGTGCAACAAAAGAAAAACTAGGAATGGGGGGCCCAGGATTATTTCCTCAATTTTCAATTCTAGATCCAGAAGTTGTACGATCGATTCCTAAAAACCAAATCGCAAATGGCATTACAGACGCCTACACCCACGTTTTGGAGCAATATATGACTTATCCAATTGGCGCTGCTTTGCAAGATCGTTTTGCCGAAAGCATTTTGAAAACTTTACAAGAAATTGCACCTAAAATGATGGCTGACGGATTTGATTATGAAGCGGCTTCAGAATTTATGTGGAGCTGTACCATGGCTCTTAATGGTCTTATCGGAAAAGGCGTTCCTCAGGATTGGGCGGTGCATAGCATGGGGCATGAGCTGACGGCACAATATGGTATCGACCACGCCAGAACTTTAGCAATTGTTGCTCCCCAACATTACCGTTATTATTTTGAAAAGAAAAAAGAAAAATTAGCGCAATACGCAGAACGTGTATGGAACATCACGGAAGGTTCTATCGACGAAAAAGCTCAGAAAGCAATCGAAGCGATGGAAGACTTCTTCCACTCTTTAGAAATAAAAACCAAACTTTCGGAATATACCGATGCTTACGAAGGCACGGCAGAAAAAATACAAGCGGCTTTCGAATCTCGTGGTTGGCTACTTGGTGAAAACCGAATGGTAAGTCCTGCCGATGCTAAAAAGATTGTAGAAATGGCTTATTAA